Proteins encoded together in one Carya illinoinensis cultivar Pawnee chromosome 3, C.illinoinensisPawnee_v1, whole genome shotgun sequence window:
- the LOC122304743 gene encoding uncharacterized protein LOC122304743, with the protein MVSSECFAAVFVLLHGLSDFETRLNNLLSSHSNNPNLTPEEIVEASKSVAIAAAEAARAASEEKAAKASKAMAAAKSALDLVASFTEEAASKEKYLKKNRLKKHLPVWLLYKKYQPIENNKTDEELACKLHQAINSSPRISKNASSSD; encoded by the exons ATgg TTTCGAGTGAGTGCtttgctgctgtgtttgttCTGCTGCATGGTTTAAGCGACTTTGAAACTCGTCTTAACAACCTGTTAAGCTCTCATTCGAATAATCCTAACCTTACACCAGAGGAAATAGTAGAGGCTTCAAAATCAGTAGCTATTGCTGCAGCTGAGGCTGCAAGAGCTGCCTCTGAAGAGAAGGCTGCAAAAGCATCAAAGGCAATGGCTGCTGCCAAGAGCGCCTTAGATTTGGTTGCCTCATTTACTGAAGAGGCAGCctctaaagaaaaatatctGAAAAAGAATAGGCTGAAGAAGCATCTTCCAGTTTGGCTTTTGTACAAAAAATACCAACCGATTGAGAACAACAAGACAGATGAAGAGTTGGCCTGTAAGTTGCATCAAGCTATTAACAGCTCCCCCAGAATCTCGAAGAACGCTTCAAGTTCTGACTAG